In a single window of the Halomicroarcula saliterrae genome:
- a CDS encoding ATP-binding protein, translating to MSLDAGDALVESLHEHNPWWDDRTDAFDLPARQKSDFYHLARPEASGSQFEDQSILALVGRRGVGKTTLLHQFIHHRIETGAAPEQFLYLPFDADPLYQLQSDEQLARAVRYYESRVYGRTPNDGPQFVLIDDIHQIEHASKPTIDGWGTPVAELIEQTSDRHVIMTASAEVQIERELADTEISPDAYDVQPILPEKFRDYLFTLYPDLEADDNRVSPSSIRAGENSLPAAIAKADTASLTEELRRKYEKVIDAERRIQSQVVEYLTMGGIISYEHDGAVESASDLSSKDYARLRDNVRTALYQDVPGFESIQTIADLERLCALAARNRATESFRYQELVELFDVDRRTIADSYLPALSELYVLTGVTEYDNSRPRGVRLYLRDTGLATALSDGDASAVRNDFQREAELARVAAFDHTMRFAYGVNAAQGNDPTPSVQYWRGREGEVDFVFEVGETPVPIGLAYRSRDRDAALAAIQEFQNEFDSPLGFLLAGDTVRGSKPVQQIDESVIQLPYWLYLLLC from the coding sequence ATGTCTCTCGATGCTGGTGACGCCTTAGTCGAGTCCCTCCACGAACACAACCCGTGGTGGGACGACAGGACCGACGCCTTCGACCTTCCTGCCCGGCAGAAAAGCGATTTCTACCATCTCGCACGCCCGGAAGCGTCCGGTAGCCAATTCGAAGATCAGTCTATCCTCGCACTTGTCGGTCGGCGCGGCGTCGGCAAAACTACGCTTCTCCACCAGTTCATCCACCACCGAATCGAGACTGGCGCTGCTCCTGAGCAATTTCTGTACCTTCCGTTTGACGCCGATCCACTCTACCAACTCCAGTCGGACGAGCAGCTCGCACGCGCCGTCCGATACTACGAAAGCCGCGTCTACGGTCGAACACCCAACGACGGGCCACAATTCGTTCTCATCGACGACATCCATCAGATCGAACACGCGAGCAAACCCACGATTGACGGATGGGGCACACCCGTCGCCGAACTCATCGAGCAAACCTCGGACCGGCACGTGATTATGACGGCCAGCGCTGAGGTCCAGATCGAACGGGAACTCGCAGATACCGAAATTTCTCCGGACGCGTACGACGTACAACCTATTCTTCCCGAGAAATTCCGAGACTACCTGTTCACTCTCTACCCCGACCTCGAAGCCGACGACAATCGCGTCAGTCCGAGCTCTATCCGAGCAGGTGAGAACAGCCTCCCGGCAGCGATTGCCAAAGCGGATACAGCGAGCCTCACTGAGGAACTGCGACGCAAGTACGAGAAAGTCATCGACGCGGAACGCCGGATCCAGTCGCAAGTCGTCGAGTACCTGACGATGGGCGGTATCATCAGTTACGAACACGACGGAGCCGTCGAATCAGCAAGTGACCTCTCCTCGAAAGATTACGCTCGCCTCCGGGACAACGTCAGGACAGCCCTATATCAGGACGTTCCCGGCTTCGAATCAATTCAAACAATTGCTGACCTCGAACGGCTGTGTGCGCTGGCCGCTCGGAACCGCGCCACCGAGTCCTTCCGCTACCAGGAACTCGTCGAACTGTTCGACGTCGACCGCCGCACAATCGCAGACAGTTACCTCCCCGCACTCAGCGAACTGTACGTCCTCACGGGCGTCACGGAATACGACAACAGTCGCCCGCGCGGCGTCCGACTCTACCTCCGTGACACCGGCCTCGCAACGGCCCTATCGGACGGCGACGCATCAGCCGTCCGCAACGACTTCCAGCGAGAAGCAGAACTCGCCCGCGTCGCCGCCTTCGACCACACAATGCGATTCGCCTACGGCGTCAACGCAGCACAAGGCAACGACCCGACACCGAGTGTCCAATACTGGCGTGGCCGGGAAGGCGAGGTTGACTTCGTCTTCGAGGTCGGAGAGACGCCAGTCCCAATCGGGCTCGCATATCGCTCGCGTGACAGGGACGCGGCGCTTGCTGCTATCCAAGAGTTCCAAAATGAATTCGACTCGCCACTCGGCTTCCTTCTCGCAGGCGATACTGTTCGCGGCTCGAAACCAGTACAGCAAATCGACGAGAGTGTTATTCAGCTACCGTACTGGCTGTACCTTCTACTCTGCTAG
- a CDS encoding type II toxin-antitoxin system HicB family antitoxin, producing MSTGIEPTITLTESDEWWIARDIETGVTSQGKTRQSALENLDEAMAGYRGEGNAPSDEELRELGIDPSNNTSGARDESDIFE from the coding sequence ATGAGTACCGGGATTGAACCGACCATCACGCTCACCGAGTCCGACGAGTGGTGGATTGCCCGCGATATTGAAACCGGCGTAACGTCGCAGGGAAAAACGCGTCAAAGTGCCCTTGAAAACCTCGACGAAGCTATGGCTGGATACCGAGGCGAGGGTAATGCTCCTAGCGACGAAGAATTACGCGAACTCGGCATTGATCCTTCGAACAATACGTCCGGGGCACGTGACGAATCGGATATTTTCGAGTAA
- a CDS encoding type II toxin-antitoxin system HicA family toxin — MARGTFSGMDVVKVMVNSGIYEWVRTNGDHAILRWNPPAAHDSDARTVPIPLHDELDTGTLRSIGEQAGMKDFDEFRDWIDRNS; from the coding sequence GTGGCTCGTGGGACGTTTTCTGGAATGGACGTCGTAAAGGTCATGGTGAATAGTGGTATCTACGAGTGGGTCAGAACGAACGGAGACCACGCTATCTTGCGATGGAATCCACCTGCCGCCCATGATTCCGACGCTCGAACAGTCCCCATCCCACTCCATGACGAACTGGACACCGGGACGCTACGGAGCATCGGTGAGCAGGCCGGGATGAAAGATTTTGACGAGTTCCGTGATTGGATCGACCGGAACTCTTGA
- a CDS encoding SWIM zinc finger family protein has translation MNIETEVIENRSTDAVFERGRNYRDEGRIQQLDRFGNLVTATVSGSNLYDVTVEFGGHHIDTRCTCPYDGNGDCKHVVAVLLDIAASPPQDESDRVEAVLNDVLAEDLREFVRDSLAERPELREQFLARFGDDYKSVDEYREEIAQLLEQHADPVVFEAIDFSRFFEIAEQYRDRNRYLAAATVYRAVFEEIDEKYNLIDGAYDHYARTIQTAIDGYADCILATNPRPEEFDTYAGVLEERATTEPRINDEQFWRALDDLEERYE, from the coding sequence ATGAACATCGAGACGGAAGTTATCGAAAACAGGAGTACGGATGCAGTCTTCGAACGCGGGAGAAACTACCGCGACGAGGGACGTATTCAGCAACTGGATCGATTCGGTAACCTCGTTACGGCGACCGTCAGCGGCTCGAACCTGTACGATGTGACTGTTGAATTCGGCGGGCACCATATCGACACCCGGTGTACTTGTCCGTACGACGGGAACGGTGACTGCAAGCACGTCGTCGCCGTATTATTGGATATTGCCGCAAGCCCACCACAGGACGAGAGTGACCGTGTCGAGGCAGTTTTAAACGATGTCTTAGCCGAGGACCTGCGTGAGTTCGTCCGTGATTCACTTGCCGAACGCCCCGAGTTACGCGAGCAGTTTCTCGCGCGGTTCGGCGACGACTACAAATCGGTCGACGAGTATCGTGAAGAGATTGCACAACTATTGGAACAGCATGCCGACCCGGTCGTGTTCGAGGCCATCGACTTCTCCAGGTTCTTCGAGATTGCCGAGCAGTATCGGGACCGAAACCGGTATTTGGCCGCTGCGACCGTCTATCGAGCGGTGTTTGAGGAGATCGACGAGAAGTACAACTTGATCGACGGTGCTTACGACCACTACGCACGGACCATCCAGACCGCAATCGATGGATACGCCGACTGTATTCTTGCGACGAATCCAAGGCCCGAGGAATTCGACACGTACGCCGGCGTGTTAGAAGAGCGGGCAACGACAGAGCCCCGGATCAATGATGAACAGTTCTGGCGCGCACTTGATGATCTTGAGGAGCGATATGAATGA
- a CDS encoding recombinase family protein: MTVAAYVRVSTADQNLDRQLEATHDYAVDELGCDPSTLEVYRDKSTGTDIERSGYQALLNDAEVGQLEAVVVHEVSRIARSISDLERTVKQLRDAGVAVHIVSERMVLRPDQEDEDPYQRALFQMLGVFAELDAKIKRQNIRQGIAARQESEDYRHGPAPLGFEKDNGELVQAGNYHRVCETLEQVARDEMSQRQASKELNCGRKTIRRALDERSDLYGL, from the coding sequence ATGACCGTCGCCGCCTATGTTCGGGTCTCGACTGCCGACCAGAATTTGGACCGACAACTGGAAGCAACACATGACTATGCGGTCGACGAACTCGGGTGTGATCCGTCTACCCTGGAAGTGTACCGGGACAAATCAACCGGGACCGATATCGAACGTTCCGGGTATCAAGCTCTCCTGAACGATGCAGAGGTGGGACAACTGGAAGCAGTGGTAGTACACGAAGTCTCGCGTATTGCTCGAAGTATTTCTGATCTTGAGCGCACAGTCAAGCAACTCCGGGATGCCGGCGTCGCTGTCCACATCGTTTCGGAGCGAATGGTATTGCGACCCGATCAGGAAGACGAGGATCCGTACCAGCGTGCGCTCTTTCAGATGCTCGGTGTGTTCGCCGAATTGGATGCAAAAATCAAGCGTCAGAATATCCGTCAAGGAATCGCGGCCCGGCAAGAAAGTGAGGACTATCGCCACGGGCCAGCTCCGCTCGGGTTCGAGAAAGACAATGGAGAACTCGTTCAGGCTGGCAACTATCACCGAGTGTGTGAAACACTGGAACAAGTGGCTCGTGACGAAATGAGCCAGCGACAAGCCTCCAAAGAACTCAATTGTGGCCGAAAGACGATTCGGCGTGCATTAGACGAACGCAGTGATCTGTATGGCCTCTAA
- a CDS encoding J domain-containing protein: MPSDFYSVLGVSESATNSEIQAALRKQSKRFHPDVCSRDDATDRFKDIQEAGSVLDSSDRAVYDNFSHTIYTKANASVKVRKEWDSQGNPPDFSESSAATESSESSAATESSERNSSTSKPSHQASKARQARERAAEARQAQSQSSESSTATESSEQASKARQARERAEKERQASVNSGANESADKPSDSESVEQENLGSQDYTKTENGSHNNLLSSLIHSVLNSIIWKSSFIASSATILFWSLLVYPVIGGLRSGTAVANLFTPFTFVGSSFFYTSSIFELSWALNYAGLSINLTELNEIWGVISVGFKFLAFVISSIYVQTSVRESGLLQVVSSAIALTTWQLFLFVVSLLAFSILTNFGIISTISAVIILFLPVIIIHGFLSFTANLLGYNMINMIKSRESL; this comes from the coding sequence ATGCCTTCCGACTTCTATTCTGTATTAGGGGTATCGGAATCAGCAACCAATTCAGAAATTCAGGCTGCTTTGCGTAAACAGTCGAAACGGTTCCATCCAGATGTCTGCAGCCGAGATGATGCTACTGATCGATTTAAAGATATACAGGAAGCTGGTAGTGTGCTTGACAGTTCTGATAGAGCAGTATACGATAATTTCAGTCATACAATCTACACCAAAGCCAATGCTTCTGTAAAGGTGCGAAAAGAATGGGACTCCCAAGGGAATCCACCTGATTTTTCGGAGTCCTCGGCCGCAACGGAGTCTTCGGAGTCCTCGGCCGCAACGGAGTCTTCGGAGCGGAACTCAAGCACAAGCAAGCCTTCACATCAAGCCTCAAAAGCAAGACAAGCCAGGGAACGGGCCGCCGAAGCAAGGCAAGCCCAAAGTCAGTCTTCGGAGTCTTCCACCGCAACGGAGTCTTCAGAACAAGCCTCGAAAGCGAGGCAAGCTAGGGAAAGGGCGGAAAAAGAAAGACAAGCGTCTGTAAATAGTGGTGCAAATGAAAGCGCCGATAAACCTAGCGACTCAGAATCGGTCGAGCAAGAAAATCTTGGTTCACAGGATTACACTAAAACAGAGAACGGCAGCCACAACAATCTCCTGAGCTCGCTCATACATAGCGTTCTCAACTCAATTATTTGGAAGTCCTCTTTTATTGCGTCTTCAGCGACGATCTTGTTTTGGTCCCTGCTAGTGTATCCTGTAATAGGTGGACTTCGCAGCGGCACAGCGGTTGCCAATTTGTTCACTCCATTTACGTTTGTGGGTTCTTCATTTTTTTATACCAGCAGCATCTTCGAGCTTTCGTGGGCTCTGAATTACGCAGGTTTGTCGATAAATCTCACAGAGCTCAATGAGATTTGGGGAGTGATTTCTGTTGGATTCAAATTTCTTGCGTTCGTAATTAGCAGTATCTATGTCCAGACTTCAGTAAGAGAGAGTGGGCTTTTGCAAGTCGTATCCTCTGCTATCGCACTAACCACTTGGCAGCTATTCCTTTTTGTGGTATCTCTGTTAGCATTTTCTATATTGACCAATTTTGGTATTATATCCACGATAAGCGCGGTCATCATTTTATTCCTGCCTGTTATTATCATCCACGGGTTTCTATCGTTTACTGCCAACCTCCTTGGATACAATATGATAAATATGATTAAAAGTCGGGAATCTCTCTAA
- a CDS encoding AAA family ATPase — translation MSEEEIKSKVQEAIQEDQDIDEKYEAEFLEILENRYSRLTFDESSVSLSRMHIEGYRAIQKLDISFTDPNTVVHGKNSKGKSSFIEATRFNLFGRKDDDPLVTDPIREDFERLGTNGYWSKDDTDYRVYRGMEGGPGVGYSGQNEPNIIENPDENKTSKVQRHTQGDIREFIGYTPIYQQDFDDFDVFSLFSVITGELRKFYSCDDATDLIDVLFGITLTNVERGVENQIEECRLSEEEQEAKAHLRGREQRAVSISKDIRSLIDEQEEIESEIVEKIEEKEELSRLLENKEDISETLTEKIDIQDEISDLQNRKQEKDDEFGSIKQEISKLESDAVTEEIAPALEEMKQMVALPNRCPVCTNDIDPSEHRQFHEEGDCPLCGKDVDDDRYESVSEVDEEGEILEQEKRQEELNELEEKKRRVRGEIEFLAERIEEKKEQLEELEEEQSESKFREYKQRKSTLEEKIGSLKEQSRKLELRIETKREMLHDLALEVRRLTRLNEQRVHKEERRAALKSFQDLLVEERIEARRELQTRLKRRMESLLDVFSRGTFKEADYVTFRDRDSYRYTVHVANDKSKPELLEQTNAELTLSMLLFHTSVLAELQREETMLPLKLLMIDSPYGNGQDGENAEDITDFLLEIPEVLDEYQIIISMADSSVADQVRLEQKYDIESIDDYLDDEVSGRQMTLGDIDDETEQ, via the coding sequence ATGTCTGAAGAAGAAATCAAGTCGAAGGTGCAAGAAGCGATTCAGGAGGATCAAGATATTGATGAGAAATATGAAGCGGAGTTCCTTGAGATCTTAGAAAACAGGTACTCACGTTTGACTTTCGATGAGTCCTCTGTCTCTCTTTCTCGGATGCATATCGAGGGCTACAGAGCAATCCAGAAACTCGATATATCGTTTACCGATCCGAACACGGTGGTTCACGGGAAGAATTCGAAAGGGAAGAGCAGCTTCATTGAAGCTACACGGTTCAACCTATTCGGTCGAAAAGATGACGATCCGCTCGTGACAGACCCAATCCGAGAGGACTTTGAACGGTTGGGGACTAACGGTTATTGGTCGAAAGACGACACGGATTACCGCGTCTATCGGGGTATGGAGGGAGGTCCTGGAGTAGGCTACAGCGGTCAGAACGAGCCGAATATTATCGAGAATCCGGATGAGAATAAGACTTCAAAGGTTCAAAGACATACTCAAGGCGATATCCGGGAGTTTATTGGGTACACTCCAATCTATCAGCAGGACTTCGATGACTTCGATGTTTTCTCGTTGTTCAGCGTCATCACAGGCGAGTTGAGGAAGTTCTACAGCTGTGACGATGCAACTGACTTAATCGATGTCCTGTTTGGAATCACTTTGACGAACGTTGAACGAGGGGTCGAGAATCAGATTGAGGAATGCAGACTTAGCGAAGAAGAGCAAGAGGCGAAAGCTCATCTACGAGGAAGAGAGCAGCGAGCTGTCAGTATCAGTAAGGACATCCGGAGTCTTATCGACGAACAAGAGGAAATAGAGTCAGAGATAGTGGAGAAAATAGAGGAAAAGGAGGAGCTTTCTCGCCTGCTGGAGAATAAGGAGGATATCAGCGAAACCCTTACTGAGAAGATCGATATTCAGGACGAAATCTCTGACTTGCAGAACAGGAAGCAGGAGAAGGATGACGAGTTTGGGTCAATTAAACAAGAGATTTCGAAGCTTGAGAGCGATGCTGTTACTGAGGAGATTGCTCCTGCGTTGGAAGAGATGAAGCAGATGGTTGCTTTGCCGAATCGATGTCCTGTCTGTACAAACGATATTGATCCAAGTGAGCACAGACAATTCCATGAGGAAGGAGATTGCCCTCTCTGCGGTAAGGACGTCGACGATGACCGTTATGAATCGGTTTCTGAAGTGGATGAAGAGGGGGAGATCTTAGAGCAGGAGAAGCGTCAGGAAGAGCTGAACGAGTTGGAGGAAAAGAAACGGAGGGTTAGAGGGGAGATTGAGTTCTTGGCTGAGAGGATTGAGGAGAAGAAGGAACAGCTGGAAGAGTTGGAGGAGGAACAGTCGGAGTCGAAGTTCAGGGAGTACAAACAGAGGAAAAGCACGTTGGAGGAAAAGATTGGTAGCCTGAAAGAGCAGAGTCGGAAGCTTGAACTCCGGATTGAGACGAAACGTGAGATGCTTCACGACCTCGCCTTGGAGGTCCGTCGGTTAACGAGGTTGAACGAGCAGCGGGTTCACAAAGAGGAGCGTCGGGCAGCTTTGAAATCGTTCCAAGACTTACTAGTTGAGGAACGGATTGAGGCGAGGAGAGAATTGCAGACACGTCTGAAGCGGAGAATGGAGTCTTTGCTTGACGTGTTCTCACGGGGTACGTTCAAGGAAGCAGATTACGTGACGTTCAGAGACAGGGATTCGTACCGCTATACTGTCCATGTCGCTAATGACAAGTCGAAACCGGAGCTATTGGAGCAAACCAACGCCGAGCTTACTCTCAGTATGTTACTGTTCCATACTTCGGTACTAGCTGAATTGCAGAGAGAAGAGACTATGCTTCCGTTGAAGCTGCTCATGATTGACTCTCCTTATGGGAACGGTCAGGACGGAGAGAACGCTGAGGACATTACAGACTTTCTTCTGGAGATACCGGAAGTGCTTGATGAGTATCAAATCATCATTTCTATGGCTGATTCTAGCGTCGCCGATCAAGTACGGTTGGAGCAAAAGTACGATATTGAATCAATCGACGACTATCTTGATGATGAGGTGTCTGGAAGGCAGATGACGCTCGGTGACATTGACGACGAAACTGAACAATAG
- a CDS encoding TROVE domain-containing protein: MQLNDTKQTVAEATRTTNHEGGEAFRPVDPRLALYKRTINQLLEDSYYEDDTEHLRAVVERFDAATAEDPEFVLKLAAYARQEMHLRDIPQVLLVLAANDARFKDDSDESLIREWTQAIVQRMDETATALAVHDKLFGGTAPWPLRRGIEDALVEMADAYTLEKYALPRREVTLHDVFNRVHPTPVDEEQEDLFERFMRGDLDDYPDVEPLPSPNTWETVISEQGNTAEAWETLIEDDEYSLPIFASIRNLRNMLEAGVDEETIVGHLELEAVQRAPLYPFRYYQAYKALQNAGLDAPEVERWLEQAVDVAVEHVPDDLGNTFVGVDLSGSMTAALSDQGTLQRKEIGALFGAVLADQGARVGGFGSEFQTVSTHIDTPVLQRQRAVMGIDDEVGNSTNGWKVLDYLREEDIAVERVVLFTDMQIWDSTARLVDGDRTVREAFEEYRAAVASEASLYMVDLASYGDLATPEGYEDVYNVSGWSEQVLEFIGYAEEPMQVIGKIDDFEPA; this comes from the coding sequence ATGCAACTGAACGATACGAAACAGACGGTCGCAGAGGCGACACGCACCACCAACCACGAGGGCGGTGAGGCGTTCCGGCCTGTGGACCCACGACTCGCACTGTACAAACGAACGATCAACCAGCTGCTCGAAGATTCGTACTACGAGGACGACACGGAGCACCTGCGGGCGGTCGTCGAGCGTTTCGACGCTGCGACGGCCGAGGACCCGGAGTTCGTCCTGAAACTCGCCGCGTACGCGCGCCAGGAGATGCACCTCCGGGACATCCCGCAGGTCCTGCTCGTGCTGGCGGCGAACGACGCGCGGTTCAAAGATGACTCGGACGAGTCACTCATTCGGGAGTGGACGCAGGCCATCGTCCAGCGGATGGATGAGACAGCGACGGCGCTCGCGGTCCACGACAAACTGTTCGGTGGGACTGCGCCGTGGCCGCTGCGTCGCGGTATCGAGGACGCACTCGTCGAGATGGCTGACGCGTACACGCTGGAGAAGTACGCGCTCCCGCGGCGGGAGGTGACGCTGCACGACGTGTTCAACCGCGTCCACCCGACACCGGTTGACGAGGAGCAGGAAGACCTGTTCGAGCGGTTCATGCGCGGTGACCTCGACGACTATCCGGATGTGGAGCCGCTGCCGTCGCCGAACACGTGGGAGACGGTCATCTCTGAGCAGGGGAACACGGCCGAGGCGTGGGAGACACTCATCGAAGACGACGAGTACTCCCTGCCCATCTTCGCCTCGATTCGGAACCTGCGGAACATGCTCGAAGCCGGCGTCGACGAGGAGACAATTGTCGGGCACCTGGAGCTGGAAGCGGTGCAGCGTGCGCCGCTGTACCCGTTCCGGTACTACCAAGCGTACAAAGCGCTGCAGAACGCTGGCCTTGACGCGCCCGAGGTCGAGCGGTGGCTGGAACAGGCCGTCGACGTGGCCGTCGAGCATGTCCCTGATGACCTCGGCAACACGTTTGTCGGGGTGGACCTCTCGGGGTCCATGACCGCGGCGCTCTCCGATCAGGGCACACTCCAACGGAAGGAAATCGGTGCACTGTTCGGTGCGGTGCTTGCCGACCAGGGTGCCCGCGTCGGCGGGTTCGGGTCAGAGTTCCAGACTGTTTCCACCCACATCGATACGCCAGTCCTGCAGCGACAGAGAGCAGTCATGGGTATCGATGACGAGGTCGGGAACTCGACTAACGGCTGGAAAGTCCTCGACTACCTCCGGGAGGAAGACATCGCTGTCGAGCGAGTCGTCCTGTTCACCGACATGCAGATTTGGGACTCGACGGCTCGACTGGTCGACGGCGACCGGACTGTCCGCGAGGCCTTTGAGGAGTACCGTGCAGCGGTGGCGTCAGAAGCATCGCTGTACATGGTCGACCTCGCATCGTACGGCGACCTCGCAACACCGGAAGGATACGAGGACGTGTACAACGTCTCGGGGTGGTCTGAGCAAGTGCTGGAGTTCATCGGCTACGCCGAAGAACCGATGCAGGTCATCGGCAAGATCGATGACTTCGAGCCAGCGTGA
- a CDS encoding DNA polymerase beta superfamily protein, which translates to MTIEHLDLEYSAEDIRDFIEAAVATRGSENRPRFYAITGSHIYGFDSAESDIDVRGLHMAPAESYAYLDTPAEEVTVNMDGTTEGFEEYAEVDLRSYELKKFAQLLQSANYNIVELVFEAPTVMNGMPLEMDALQDLIREFLPMNVPHAYLGMAKSNYYKHLDPEKAEGYDPRAKKFLYVYRGLLGAQYVVEYEDIEADIFELADAIDGGDPALVEDLVAHKRTGNSATVPDALEERARNAITGQFNAIGEFPTPDKSGYREALDNWMRKVRA; encoded by the coding sequence ATGACTATCGAACATCTGGACTTGGAGTATAGCGCGGAAGACATCAGAGATTTTATCGAAGCCGCCGTCGCCACGCGGGGCTCCGAAAACCGCCCGCGGTTCTACGCAATCACCGGGAGCCACATTTATGGCTTCGACAGCGCCGAGAGCGATATCGATGTCCGCGGTCTGCACATGGCTCCAGCCGAGTCGTACGCGTACCTCGATACCCCGGCCGAGGAAGTCACCGTCAACATGGATGGGACGACCGAAGGTTTCGAGGAGTACGCCGAAGTCGACCTGCGGAGCTACGAGCTGAAGAAGTTCGCACAGCTCCTGCAGTCGGCGAACTACAACATCGTCGAACTGGTCTTCGAAGCGCCGACGGTCATGAACGGGATGCCGCTGGAGATGGACGCACTGCAGGACCTCATCCGGGAGTTCCTCCCGATGAACGTCCCACACGCGTACCTCGGCATGGCAAAGTCGAATTACTACAAGCACCTCGATCCCGAGAAGGCTGAGGGGTACGATCCGCGAGCGAAGAAGTTCCTCTACGTCTACCGTGGGCTGCTCGGCGCGCAGTATGTCGTCGAGTACGAGGATATCGAGGCCGATATCTTCGAACTCGCCGATGCTATCGATGGCGGCGACCCTGCGCTCGTCGAGGACCTCGTCGCGCACAAGCGCACCGGTAACTCGGCGACCGTTCCGGACGCCTTGGAAGAGCGGGCTCGGAATGCGATCACCGGACAGTTCAACGCTATCGGCGAGTTCCCGACGCCGGACAAGAGCGGCTACAGAGAAGCGCTGGACAACTGGATGCGGAAAGTCAGAGCATGA
- the glmU gene encoding bifunctional sugar-1-phosphate nucleotidylyltransferase/acetyltransferase produces MQAVVLAAGEGTRMRPLTENTPKPMLPVADRPLVAHTADTAIEAGAEELIFVVGYEADAVRKYFGERYRGVPVEFAVQEEQLGTADAVNAASEYLDGPFAVLNGDNLYDEASLAALFDAAPAIAAYRVPDPSNYGVLSTDGDRVTAIVEKPEEPPTELANAGAYVFPAEAREWLDVELSERGEREITDVLTRVIEEHSVTAVEVDRWLDVGRPWELLAANEWKLAEVDRRIDGEVRGDADLRGDVVVEEGAVVEPGVVIEGPALVRAGATVGPNAYVRGATMLGEDTHVGHGVEVKNSVVMADSNVPHVSYVGDSVLGTDVNLGASTQVANLRHDGEPVTITVKGDRVSTGRRKFGVVAGDGVRTAINTSLNAGVVLSAGATTTPGETVIRDR; encoded by the coding sequence ATGCAAGCAGTCGTACTCGCTGCCGGTGAAGGCACACGGATGCGCCCACTGACCGAGAACACGCCGAAACCGATGCTCCCCGTGGCTGACCGCCCGCTGGTCGCTCACACCGCGGACACGGCCATCGAGGCGGGGGCCGAGGAACTCATCTTCGTCGTCGGCTACGAAGCCGACGCCGTCCGGAAGTACTTCGGCGAGCGCTACCGCGGCGTCCCGGTGGAGTTCGCCGTACAGGAGGAACAGCTCGGGACGGCCGACGCCGTCAACGCCGCCAGCGAGTACCTCGACGGGCCCTTCGCCGTGTTGAACGGCGACAATCTCTACGACGAGGCGAGCCTCGCGGCGCTGTTCGACGCCGCGCCCGCTATCGCGGCCTACCGGGTGCCCGACCCGTCGAACTACGGGGTCCTCTCGACTGACGGCGACCGGGTCACCGCTATCGTCGAGAAGCCCGAGGAGCCGCCGACCGAACTCGCGAACGCCGGCGCGTACGTCTTCCCCGCGGAGGCCCGCGAGTGGCTCGACGTGGAGCTGAGCGAGCGGGGCGAACGGGAAATAACCGACGTTCTCACCCGGGTCATCGAGGAGCACTCGGTGACGGCCGTCGAGGTGGACCGCTGGCTCGACGTGGGACGGCCCTGGGAGCTACTGGCGGCCAACGAGTGGAAACTCGCCGAGGTCGACCGCCGTATCGACGGCGAGGTCCGGGGCGACGCGGACCTGCGGGGCGACGTGGTGGTCGAGGAGGGAGCGGTCGTCGAACCCGGCGTCGTCATCGAGGGGCCGGCGCTGGTCCGCGCCGGGGCGACCGTCGGTCCGAACGCCTACGTCCGGGGCGCGACGATGCTCGGCGAGGACACCCACGTCGGCCACGGCGTCGAGGTGAAAAACAGCGTCGTGATGGCCGACTCGAACGTGCCACACGTCTCCTACGTCGGCGACAGCGTGCTGGGAACCGACGTGAACCTGGGCGCGAGCACGCAGGTGGCGAACCTGCGCCACGACGGCGAACCGGTGACGATAACGGTCAAAGGCGACCGCGTCTCGACGGGCCGCCGGAAGTTCGGGGTCGTCGCGGGCGACGGCGTCCGGACGGCTATCAACACCAGTCTCAACGCCGGCGTAGTGCTCTCGGCGGGCGCGACCACGACACCCGGTGAGACGGTCATACGGGACAGGTAG
- a CDS encoding DUF7576 family protein: MVDPTSDHHEDIDEADAPNCAVCDAAIANEVTHRVITWVEDNSVQTAHFCDDDCRAEWDGE, translated from the coding sequence ATGGTCGACCCAACATCGGATCACCACGAGGATATCGACGAGGCGGACGCCCCGAACTGCGCTGTATGTGACGCCGCAATCGCTAACGAGGTGACACACCGCGTCATCACGTGGGTCGAGGACAACAGCGTCCAGACGGCGCATTTCTGCGACGACGACTGTCGGGCGGAGTGGGACGGCGAGTAA